The following is a genomic window from Polypterus senegalus isolate Bchr_013 chromosome 9, ASM1683550v1, whole genome shotgun sequence.
GTGGAGGTGTTCAAAATCTTTATGCTTCGTCTCATAATGTCGTTTCACATTGGCACTTTTTACAAGTGCCACGGTTTCTGAAcatatgagacacacaggtttagtgTTTCCAGTGGGAAGTAtgaacagaaatgagtttgtCCATTCTGGATTAAATACCCTATTTTCGCTGTCCACTTTCCTTCTTTTAGAGAGCACATTACAAAAGCTGCGCCGGGTAAAAATAGAAGCGCCCCATCATGTTTAaatgataaccttttgttttggctgtaagtCAAGGTCCATATGAGACAGCTTTGCGGTCCGGATGCGGACCGAGGTCCGCCTGTTAGTGACCTctgatttaaggctttataaaccataagcagaattttaaagtcaatcctgaatgacacaggtaaccagtgtagtgacatcaaaactggagtaatgtgttcagattttcttttcctagttaggattctagcagctgcattctgcactcgttgcaatcgatttatgtcttttttgggtagtcctgagaggagtgcgttacagtaatctagtcgactgaaaacaaacgcgtgaactaatttctcagcatctttcagtgatataagaggtctaactttagctatgtttcttaagtgaaaaaatgctgtcctaatgatctgattaatatgatttaaaattcagattacagtcaacaatcacccctaagctttttacctccgtcttgacttttaatcctaatgtatccagtttatttctaatagcctcattgtatccattattgctaatcactaagatttcagttttctctttatttaacttgagaaagttactattcatccattctgagatacaagtcagacattgtgctagtgaatcaagagaatcggggtacagctgagtgtcatcagcatagctgtggtagctcacgttgtaacctgagataatctgacctaatggaagcatgtagattgagaagacagcggacccaggatagagccttgtggaacaccatatcggatatcctgtgtctttgagttgtaattaccacaactaacaaaaaattttctccctgtcaggtaggattcaaaccaatttaagacactgccagagaggcccacccattgactaaggcgatttctaagaatattgtgatcaatggtgtcaaatgcagcactcagatctaagaggatgagaacagataaatggcctctgtctgcatttactcgcaagtcatttactactttaacgagtgcagtttctgtgctgtgatttgttctgaaaccgactgaaatttatcaagaatagcatgtttatttaggtggtcatttaactgcataatgactgccttctcagaactttacttaagaaggcaggttagagatgggtctaaaattttcaagagccgagggtcaagattatgtttcttaagaaggggtttaactacagcagtcttaagacagtctgggaagacccccgtatctaatgacgaatttactatgtcaagaacattatcaattagcacgcctgatacttctttgaaaaaccttgttggtactgggtcaaggacgcaggtggaggttttaattgagatattatttttgtaaatcaggtaaatctatcctagtgaaagagtttaatttgtttataacagaatgctggggtttaggaggatccttagtgttggagggatatactatgttatttctaatatcattaattttttgattgaaaaatacagcgatagcctcacaggttttactggaagtacttaggaggcattcctttgagttacctgggtttagtaggcgatcaattgtagaaaataagactctgggattactagcattgttatttataatcttggagaaatagcagcgtctctcaagacggacagtgttattgtattctgttattttgacttttaatatttcgtggtggatagtaagtttactcttcctccattgacgctcagctctacggcatgttctctttaaatcagacactctttgggtcttccatggtataacaatgctagaagatttttaactgtcttttcaggtgcaactatgtcaacagcagctctcactttagtattaaatctttccaccttactatttacattgtcctcgctattatagctggcactataaacggactgattgcttagaatgtttgtaagttttaaagctgctgcgagtcaaagaagcgtttttaacaatatgcttctcatgagtgttttttatcattatttctatattaaaaagtagaagaaaatggtctgatagaccaatatcaatgatctgttttatatcaactttcagtcctttagtaatcactaagtctaacgtatgacctgctttatgtgtaggctgatttacgagctgtctcaaatcaaaagaatccaggaggtacacacactatttatttttcttttctcctacaCACAGCGCATATCACCCCCAATTAGGTTCAGTCCcaactttccttctttctttctttctttctttctttctcctccactcttctgggATCCCTTATTGTGATtgttgtggcctgtagggggtgtAGCAGAGCCCCCCCCCCAGACACAAGTAGACCTCACAGGccttgggttcaaataaaggggaAATTATTTAATGAGAATACCTTCTCAGAGGTTTTTCCTTTTCACGATTCTCCTTCCTTAATTCTctgtctcttttctcctccactcctgtcAGGTGAGATTTCCCAGAATccactcctgactctgactcaggTGAGCAGCTCCTTGTACTTCTGTTACGACAGCAGTGCCATCaagaagcatttccaggtcaggtAGATCCTCCGTACGACAGAGGATTGTCCTTTTGAAAGCCCCAAGCATCCCAACAGGGGGCTGCAGTTCTCATGCTGCCCTGTGGCTGCACAAATGGGAGGTCCACTAGAAGGATGTGGTCACCCAGCATACAGAGGGAATTCATGTCTCTGGGAGGACatctcccattgtcttttcattatGAAGGCTGGGAAAGATACCAGCTACCAACTCAGCTGGGATGACCATCCACCACATCCTTCATTCTGAAGGCTTCCATGCCAGGTGAGGAACCATCCACCCTAACCGGAATGCCATCCTTTACAGTGAGCAATCTCAAGATGCCTTGAAAAGTGGGCATATTTCGAAAGTCTTAAGGCTTTTTTCACATTGGGACCCTAGTACACATTAGCAGTATCATAaactagttatttttaaaaatgtataaaatttacttcattttagaacacaatttcattgGATATGCCATGATTCTGAAAAATTACATTGACTTGAACaataccaaacttattctttaagAGATGGGCCTGGGATGGTGATCCACAGATGCGCACGTGTGACACTATTTAAAGGCACTGTATATAGATCCTTATATTAAtcaattactatttattttaaaaaggcattgTGCTTCAATGTGTGCAGGTGTAGCATACAAGGCATTGTTGGGAGCTGACAGTGAGAGATACAAGAAAAATCAGAATTCAGATATTTTAATCCTATATTTTACAACTATCAAATTAGAAACTGAAGTGGCATCTGACTCATTTCATAgccatatatgtgtatatatatatatactgctcaaaagaattaaaggaacactttttaatcagagtatagcataaagtcaatgaaacttatgcgatattaatctggtcagttaagtagcagagggggttgttaatcagtttcagctgctgtggtgttaatgaaattaacaacagatgcactagaggggcaacaatgagatgacccccaaaacaggaatggtttaacaggtggaggccactgacatttttccctcctcatcttttctgactgtttcttcactagttttgcatttggctacagtcagtgtcactactggtagcatgaggcgatacctggaccctacagaggttgcacaggtagtccaacttctccaggatggcacatcaatacgtgtcattgccagaaggtttgctgtgtctccctgcacagtctcaagggcatggaggagattctaggagacaagcagttactctaggagagctggagagggccatagaaggtccataacccatcagcaggaccagtatctgctcctttgggcaaggaagaacaggatgagcactgccagagccctaaaaaatgacttccagcaggccactggtgtgaatgtctctgaccaaacaaccagaaagacttcatgagggtgacccaagggccccatgtcctctattgggccctgagctcactgcccagcagcatgcagctcgattggcattcgccattgaataccagaattggcagatgcaccactggtgccctgtgctttttacagatgagagcaggttcaccctgagcacgtgacagaagtgaaagggtctggagaagccatggagaacattatgctgcctgtaacatcattcagcatgagcagtttggtggtgggttaatgattgtctggggaggcatatccatggagggtcacacagaccgctacaggcttgacaaaggcaccttggctgccattaggtatcaggatgaaatccttggacccattgtcagaccctatgctggtacagtggctcctggtgcacggcaattcctggcctcatgtggtgagagtatgcaggcagttcctggaggatgaaggaattgataccattgactggccaccacactttcctgacctaaatctaatagaacacctcagggacattatgttttggtccatccaatgccaccaggttgcaccccagactgtccaggagctcagtgatgccctggtccagatctgggaggagatcccccacaacaccatctgtcatctcattagaagcatgcaccgatgttgtcaggcatgtatacaagaacacaggggccatacaaagtgcagcgtacaattttgagttgctgcaattaaattttggcaaaatggactagcctgccacatcatttttcactcagatttttggggcgtctttgaattcagggctctgtaggttgatcattttcatttccatcaagcgatgtggcatcctttcgttcttaacacattacccagtctatatcagtatagatatccaggaggatttctttttcccattgagatctgatgtgttttcaaagtgttcctttaatttttttgagcagtttatatatatataatataaaatcttCTTTCACACAGTTAAACATACATCAGCaacttcacattttgtttttcgcTTTTCCACAATGTATTTGTCAATTTCAGGCTCACACATACAAGTTCCTTGAAATCTGCTCCAGCCCACTAAGCAGCTCACCATTTACAAATGACAGCCCCCCCGACCCCCCGGATGTCCATAACGAATGTCTTAGTTCTTTTCACCCTTGGCTGGGACGGTGCTTTTCCGGAAGAGCCGAGTCACCCCCTTCCGAAAGCGCTGGTCGCGCACACTGTAAATGATGACATTACAGCAGCTGTTTGAGGTCAGAATCCAGAAGGCAAAGAAAGAGAAGTTGCACCACTGGTAACCAATGACGTTACCCACTACAAAGGCTGCAATTGGAGAGAAGGAGGCAGTGAAAGCAAAGGTGAGGATGCCAATGGTTTTGGCCGCCTTGATATCGGAAAAAGAAGGTCTCTGTGCGACACTGTCACCCCGCACTCCCCCTTCTGCCAGCTGCTTGCGTTTCTGGGAGTATCTCCTAATGCTGGTAAAAGAGAGGATGTTGACCACTAGGGTGCCACCCAACAATGTGAAGTCAAAGACAGGAAAGAGCAGCATGATATTTCCATTTGTTGGTGGAGGTCCTCGGCCCCCTGCCACGGGGGCATAGTTACACATGCGGCTGCATTTATTATACTCCACAGTAAATGCATCACTCAGGGTCATGGGAGCCAACGCTATGAGAAAGCTGCCAGCCCACGAGAAGGCAATAAAGAGCAGGGTGCGCCGACGGGTCaccattgtgtctttgtggagcGGCTTAAGGATAGCCACACAGCGTTCAATCGTCATAAGGAAAATGGTGTTGATTGAAACAAATGTGCAGCCGGCGAACATGGGGCCAATCAGCTTGCAGGGCTGCCAGGGTCCGCTGAAGCCACCTGCCTGGCTGTCCTCCCCTCTTTGGTACCATAATGGTGGAGAGCTGGTCACCATCAGTGTAATCTCAGTGTAGACAGAGAAGGGCACCACAAGCACACCAACCATCATGTCTGCCAGGGCCAATGACACTGtgaggaagaaaacaaaagataGTAAACAGTATAGCGCACTAAAAGGGGacatttacacaaacacacacattgttttatcttggtagagtaatatatgtattgctctattTTCCCctgttgtattattaatatgcagccttagaatgcctaatctcacagacttaccactgtttataagatattattttatataacttctccccaccttcccttctatatctataacctcaggcaattagatgtagtaaaaagacaatcaggagttaagttacacataaagtaatgtattactgataatattcataaataataacaaaatgcaaagtacatttgaatattggcaaccatacaacctgataaaatggtgatgtgtaactcaggtggcacacagacttgtagttacttaaaatgtctctagttaaggcatcattggtgctcagctttcagccacatgtttgttcaatatggctgctgagctgtgctcttcattgtgttgtcttcatcatcacaggttagcaagagagatgcttcttcatcatatgttggttagagagagaatgtggttaagcacatacatttataaatgttCTCTCCAAtccctagaaccaataggacatcatggtacttagaggcctctgagacaagccaattccaaacagccatacctcagaccaatgggtgaaatagaacatcttaacacctgacCCCCCGAaacaaaccatatgttaaacatcctggcttccttgcagggggttgaaagactttagcagagaagtactcatcaaactggtttaagacacatccccccaaatcctgtcgtaaaattagtcTGAAACGGGGGGGCAAACACaactacctctcaccaaagtaacactaaattacattggtttgcctaaattataaataaagacatataaaacatttatcaagttatatacaaaatctcacatcacaacacacataaaatgaaatattcagcATTTTGAAGTACAACCAGCATTACTCTGAACTTCTGATCTTCTAATAGTGATGACCAAAAATGGGCAGGTTTGGtgaaactagatagatagatagatatgtaaagcaGTCCAAAATagatatcaggggaccctaaaacatggAGATCCGtcgaaaaccagagatcaaaatttttgatgaatctaaagcttttgcttctCCCCCATAGACAACAGGTTATGGtggggagggcgcaaagcaaaagaCTGAAATATCATATTGCCATAATTATTCAGACCATCTGCTATAATCCTTGAAATTTTTGTAttgatcatcgttgagatgtttctttgccttgtttggaatccaCTTGTAGTCAACTCAACTGAATGGTCATgcttaggaaaggcacacacttgtctacagaaggtcccacagttgacaatatGTACCAGAGCAAAAATCAAACATAAGGTTGATGGAATTGCCTGAAGAaattagagacaggattgtgtcgagggACAGATCTGGGAAATGCTAAAAAAATTCCTGCAGCATTGGTTGCCTCCATActgtaattcttaaatggaagacatttggagTAAACTTTTtctagaccaggggcctcatgtataacgccgtgcgtagaactcgcactataacatggcgtaagcacaaaagctgaaatgtgcttacgcacagaaaaatccagatgcaggaatctgtgcgtactccaacttccacgttcttccgctacataaatcccgatcagcgtgaaaactaacgctcgtgcacgcgcattatgtaacgcatAATGCataatgcaaatcaatataaatcgcccttaagcgcagccttctgtgaaaagacaatgggaaaagcacggggggaaacataagaatttcagcgaataccaagtggaggcaaatgaaaaacatactatttgttcaaataaaccattggtataatcaacaaaatgaagttgatcgagtgacatagcgtgttggagaaacttgaaagctcacattcacaaatcgcacagtgccggaaataaaaaagaagtcacatatcaaagttgccgtgaaaagaagagttgtagcccactgtctgagtgtcatatgaaagtttattagggtacagagaaaaaaggcacacagtgaggaaaaagcacgaaatgtcaacttcaatctcgacatttccactttaatcacgtagtttattttgtccttaaagtagaacattataaacttcatcttaaaatcgtttaattaaccagtttctcaaatcacatcgtaattaaagtagcacgttaaatgttttgttttgtaattgatcttctatgtgctctatgtgtgtgatccactacttgctttttaaactggctctcttcctccaaatgGACACAGagtcaattacattcgtaatattacagctctctgaataactaaaatactgagatgtatacgtgatgtcattttcatgatgat
Proteins encoded in this region:
- the LOC120534952 gene encoding trace amine-associated receptor 7f-like — translated: MSFVLSNLTTLWGFRRLGDPIAEKNVTPATLMGGKRNEQDINSMAPNCTFCCCSVLNQTLVIVFMAGLAFAIVIGNVITLTVFLQTRQFRTPQGYLKVSLALADMMVGVLVVPFSVYTEITLMVTSSPPLWYQRGEDSQAGGFSGPWQPCKLIGPMFAGCTFVSINTIFLMTIERCVAILKPLHKDTMVTRRRTLLFIAFSWAGSFLIALAPMTLSDAFTVEYNKCSRMCNYAPVAGGRGPPPTNGNIMLLFPVFDFTLLGGTLVVNILSFTSIRRYSQKRKQLAEGGVRGDSVAQRPSFSDIKAAKTIGILTFAFTASFSPIAAFVVGNVIGYQWCNFSFFAFWILTSNSCCNVIIYSVRDQRFRKGVTRLFRKSTVPAKGEKN